A stretch of the Lactuca sativa cultivar Salinas chromosome 9, Lsat_Salinas_v11, whole genome shotgun sequence genome encodes the following:
- the LOC111895294 gene encoding uncharacterized protein LOC111895294, which translates to MVRSIDEADKPAKGERRLTLRRSRSDSDTEYVPPKHKYAPPSESESESSDDEASGRGDTPPHSPTLEIPVRSLPPSPPPVTIPVFIPPIFPIPTSQPSTSTPIPTPIFTDTTTTTTTHSTAPTPPVTTEPPVTTEPPVTTKHLSPTPSTDTAPVLGGEDWEFDSTYFSPYCVQSDEDDDEPVTKRHLKAVNDKLDQLLSSSSSGAYYDAALKALFSAVVQEHNASLSAATKAIDASTSQCQKASLVFEASTKECKEATAKVDKLRSLQAERSNLEATRQAIEAANTTLLDNVNDLLTQLKAELAVENRIMDELDKRTSQLKMQNLKLHTATAELNDLKSEREDIEASVSNRDKKKKKIGEDDTDNEDDVYAENPEKPFQRTKPSDKELEERFKKQKAELEQKQKEKELLEKKKSIFPEWTLDSLQRCAIDEPSTLCLEHVMSFGLDNSKDAQFDMPITQKAFIFHCFNSTVSIPSPDPKVDRDLLQF; encoded by the exons atggttcgctccattgaCGAGGCTGACAAGCCAGCAAAAGGGGAAAGAAGACTGACACTCAGAAGGAGTCGAAG tgattcagaCACAGAGTATGTTCCTCCCAAGCATAAATATGCTCCTCCTTCAGAATCTGAAAGCGAAAGCTCCGATGATGAGGCTTCAGGTCGTGGTGATACCCCGCCTCACTCCCCTACCCTAGAAATTCCAGTTCGCTCCCTACCTCCTTCTCCTCCACCTGTTACTATCCCAGTATTCATCCCTCCTATATTTCCTATCCCTACATCTCAACCATCAACCTCAACTCCTATCCCCACTCCAATCTTCACAGacactaccactaccaccactACTCATTCTACAGCTCCCACCCCACCTGTTACAACcgaaccaccagtaacaaccgaacctcctgttACTACCAAACACTTATCACCTACACCTTCTACTGACACCGCCCCAGTTCTAGGCGGTGAGGACTGGGAATTTGATTCCACTTATTTCAGTCCTTACTGTGTACAGAGTGATGAAGACGACGATGAACCGGTAACCAAGCGTCATCTCAAAGCAGTCAATGACAAACTCGATCAACtgctctcttcttcttcatctggaGCCTATTATGATGCTGCTTTAAAGGCTTTGTTCTCCGCTGTCGTTCAAGAACATAATGCCTCTCTTTCTGCTGCAACTAAGGCTATAGACGCTTCCACTTCACAATGCCAGAAAGCCTCCCTTGTTTTTGAGGCTTCCACAAAGGAGTGCAaagaagcgaccgcaaaagtcgataaacta CGTTCTCTTCAAGCTGAACGGTCTAACCTTGAAGCTACTCGTCAAGCAATCGAGGCAGCCAATACCACTCTGCTCGACAATGTCAATGATCTATTGACTCAATTGAAGGCAGAGTTGGCTGTTGAGAATCGCATCATGGATGAACTCGACAAAAGAACCTCTCAGCTGAAGATGCAGAATCTCAAACTTCACACTGCTACAGCCGAACTCAATGACTTGAAGTCTGAGAGGGAG GATattgaagcttcggtcagtaatagagacaagaagaagaagaaaattgggGAGGATGACACtgataatgaagatgatgtctatgcTGAAAATCCCGAAAAGCCTTTTCAGAGGACAAAACCTTCTGATAAAGAGCTTGAAGAAAGGTTCAAGAAACAAAAGGCTGAGCTGGAGCAGAAGCAAAAGGAAAAAGAGCTCCTGGAAAAGAAGAAGTCCATTTTTCCTGAATGGACTCTTGATTCGCTTCAAAGGTGTGCCATTGATGAGCCAAGCACACTTTGTCTTGAGCATGTGATGTCGTTCGGGCTTGataactccaaggatgcacagtttgaCATGCCGATCACGCaaaaggcattcatctttcatTGCTTCAACTCAACTGTTTCCATCCCGTCTCCAGACCCGAAAGTCGATAGGGATCTGTTGCAGTTCTAA